One part of the Vitis riparia cultivar Riparia Gloire de Montpellier isolate 1030 chromosome 6, EGFV_Vit.rip_1.0, whole genome shotgun sequence genome encodes these proteins:
- the LOC117916738 gene encoding UDP-glucuronic acid decarboxylase 6 has protein sequence MAKNTSNGEHQITTKPPPTPSPLRNSKFFQSNMRILVTGGAGFIGSHLVDKLMENEKNEVIVADNYFTGSKDNLKKWIGHPRFELIRHDVTEPLLIEVDKIYHLACPASPIFYKHNPVKTIKTNVIGTLNMLGLAKRVGARILLTSTSEVYGDPLEHPQTESYWGNVNPIGVRSCYDEGKRVAETLMFDYHRQHGIEIRIARIFNTYGPRMNIDDGRVVSNFIAQALRGEPLTVQAPGTQTRSFCYVSDMVDGLIRLMEGENTGPINIGNPGEFTMLELAETVKELINPEVVIKMVDNTPDDPRQRKPDISKAKELLGWEPKIKLRDGLPLMEEDFRLRLGVPKKK, from the exons ATGGCAAAGAATACTTCGAATGGAGAGCATCAAATCACAACAAAGCCCCCTCCCACGCCTTCGCCTTTGaggaattccaaattttttcaG TCCAATATGAGAATATTGGTCACTGGAGGAGCTGGATTCATTGGTTCACATTTGGTGGACAAGCtgatggaaaatgaaaagaatgag GTAATTGTTGCCGATAACTACTTCACCGGTTCTAAGGACAATCTCAAGAAATGGATTGGTCATCCGAGATTTGAGCTTATTCGTCATG ATGTCACTGAGCCATTGTTGATTGAGGTTGATAAGATATACCACCTTGCATGTCCCGCTTCtcctattttttataaacacaATCCTGTAAAG ACAATAAAAACAAACGTCATTGGTACACTGAATATGCTGGGACTTGCCAAACGAGTTGGAGCAAG GATATTGCTTACATCAACTTCAGAAGTATATGGAGATCCTCTTGAGCATCCCCAAACTGAGAGCTATTGGGGAAATGTTAACCCAATAG GTGTGCGGAGCTGCTATGATGAGGGGAAGCGTGTGGCTGAGactttgatgtttgattatcATAGGCAGCATGGGATAG AAATACGCATTGCTAGAATTTTCAACACATATGGGCCCCGCATGAATATTGATGATGGACGTGTTGTCAGCAATTTCATAGCTCAAGCACTTCG TGGTGAACCTTTGACAGTTCAGGCTCCTGGAACACAGACTCGCAGTTTCTGCTATGTCTCTGACATG GTTGATGGGCTGATTCGACTCATGGAAGGAGAGAACACTGGGCCAATCAACATTGGAAACCCAg GTGAATTTACTATGCTCGAGCTTGCTGAGACAGTGAAGGAG CTAATTAATCCCGAGGTGGTGATAAAAATGGTAGATAACACTCCTGATGATCCACGACAGAGGAAACCAGACATTTCTAAGGCTAAAGAATTGTTAGGATGGGAACCAAAAATCAAACTGCGGGATGGCCTTCCCCTCATGGAGGAGGATTTCCGTCTGAGACTTGGAGTTCCCAAAAAGAAGTGA
- the LOC117916861 gene encoding uncharacterized protein LOC117916861 — MRKFDPWPVFFRREWNRNWPFLVGFSVAGTIITVNSLSLTEEDAKKSPFVQRHDRR, encoded by the exons ATGCGGAAGTTCGATCCGTGGCCCGTATTTTTCAGGCGAGAGTGGAACCGGAACTGGCCTTTCCTGGTCGGTTTCTCCGTCGCGGGCACCATCATTACCGTGAATTCTCTTAGCCTCACAG AAGAGGATGCCAAGAAGTCGCCCTTCGTTCAGAGGCACGATAGGAG GTGA
- the LOC117915692 gene encoding histone H4: MSGRGKGGKGLGKGGAKRHRKVLRDNIQGITKPAIRRLARRGGVKRISGLIYEETRGVLKIFLENVIRDAVTYTEHARRKTVTAMDVVYALKRQGRTLYGFGG; the protein is encoded by the coding sequence ATGTCTGGCCGTGGAAAGGGTGGAAAGGGCTTGGGTAAGGGAGGTGCCAAGCGCCACCGGAAGGTTCTCAGAGATAACATTCAGGGTATCACCAAGCCTGCCATTCGCCGGCTTGCGAGAAGAGGTGGTGTGAAGAGGATCAGTGGGCTGATCTATGAGGAAACCAGAGGGGTTCTTAAGATCTTCCTTGAGAATGTGATTCGCGATGCTGTGACCTACACTGAACATGCGAGAAGGAAGACCGTCACCGCCATGGATGTGGTTTATGCTCTCAAGAGGCAGGGAAGGACCCTTTATGGATTTGGCGGTTAA
- the LOC117916223 gene encoding ACT domain-containing protein ACR9-like, giving the protein MIVLNDDVVLIQKGTKLGEPCVITVNCPDKTGLGCDICRTILNFGLYITKGDISTDGIWCYIVLWVIPHSSSHIIRWSNLKDRLISICPPCSVSYCFNQQSDCTAPSPVYLLKFFCLDRKGLLHDVTQVLSELELAIQRVKVTTTPDGRVLDLFFITDNMELLHTKKRQDDTLEQLYAVLGESCISCELQLAGPEYENHQCISSLSPGIAEELFRCELSDKESHSQALSPDMTILKKASVTVDNSLSPAHTLLQIHCVDHKGLVYDILRTLKDCNIKISYGRFSQNTKGYRDLDLFIQQKDGKKIVDPEKQSALCSRLKVEMLHPLRVVISNRGPDTELLVANPVELSGKGRPRVFFDATLALKMLGICIFSAEIGRHSTSDREWEVYKFLLEENCEFQLLNMVGRNQIVDRVRRILMGW; this is encoded by the exons ATGATCGTGCTTAAcgacgacgtcgttttgattCAGAAAGGGACGAAGCTGGGTGAGCCCTGCGTCATCACCGTGAATTGTCCCGATAAGACCGGCCTCGGATGCGATATCTGCAGAACAATCCTGAATTTTGGACTCTACATTACCAAAGGAG ACATTTCAACTGATGGTATATGGTGCTACATAGTATTATGGGTGATTCCTCATTCTAGCTCCCACATCATAAGATGGTCAAATTTGAAAGATCGCCTTATATCTATATGTCCACCGTGTTCAGTGTCATATTGCTTCAACCAGCAGTCGGACTGCACCGCGCCTTCTCCAGTTTACTTGTTGAAGTTCTTTTGCCTAGATCGAAAAGGATTGTTGCATG ATGTCACTCAAGTTCTCAGTGAGCTCGAGCTTGCAATTCAAAGGGTGAAAGTGACAACCACTCCTGATGGCAGAGTCTTGGACCTCTTCTTTATAACAGATAACAT GGAGCTTCTGCATACAAAAAAGAGACAAGATGACACGTTGGAACAATTGTATGCTGTTTTAGGGGAATCATGTATCAGCTGTGAACTTCAGTTGGCAGGTCCTGAATATGAAAATCATCAGTGtatctcttctctctctccagGGATAGCTGAAGAGTTGTTCAGATGTGAACTATCAGATAAGGAATCCCACTCACAAGCTCTCAGCCCAGATATGACAATTCTAAAGAAAGCCAGTGTAACTGTGGACAATTCCTTGAGTCCAGCTCACACACTGCTTCAAATACATTGTGTTGATCACAAGGGTCTTGTTTACGACATTTTAAGAACTTTGAAAGACTGCAATATCAAG ATATCATATGGTCGATTCTCACAAAACACCAAAGGTTATCGTGATTTAGATCTATTTATCCAGCAAAAGGATGGGAAAAAGATTGTGGATCCTGAGAAGCAAAGTGCCTTGTGTTCTCGTCTGAAGGTGGAGATGCTTCATCCACTACGTGTCGTCATTTCGAACCGTGGACCAGACACTGAACTTTTGGTTGCTAATCCAGTTGAGTTATCAGGGAAGGGAAGACCACGAGTTTTCTTTGATGCCACACTTGCTCTAAAAATGCTTGGGATCTGTATTTTCTCG GCTGAAATCGGGAGGCATTCAACATCAGATCGAGAATGGGAGGTCtacaaatttctcttggaagagAATTGCGAATTTCAATTATTGAATATGGTGGGTAGAAATCAGATTGTAGATAGAGTTAGAAGAATCCTGATGGGCTGGTGA